A genomic stretch from Carassius auratus strain Wakin chromosome 35, ASM336829v1, whole genome shotgun sequence includes:
- the LOC113054721 gene encoding cAMP-specific 3',5'-cyclic phosphodiesterase 4D-like isoform X12, which yields MPEANYLRSVSWGYIKFKRMLNRELTHLSEMSRSGNQVSEYISNTFLDKQHDVEMPTPQTQKEKDKKKKPMCQISGVKKLMHSTSLTNSNIPRFGVKTDTEDSLAKELEDINKWGLNVFKVTEFSGNRPLTVMMYTIFQERDLLKTFKIPLDTFITYLMTLEDHYHADVAYHSNIHAADVTQSTHVLLSTPALEAVFTDLEILAAIFASAIHDVDHPGVSNQFLINTNSELALMYNDSSVLENHHLAVGFKLLQEENCDIFQNLNKKQRQSLRKMVIDIVLATDMSKHMNLLADLKTMVETKKVTSSGVLLLDNYSDRIQVLQNMVHCADLSNPTKPLQLYKQWTDRIMEEFFSQGDRERERGMEISPMCDKHNASVEKSQVGFIDYIVHPLWETWADLVHPDAQDILDTLEDNREWYQSTIPQSPSPAPDQSEDGSRSAGADKFQFELTLEEDGESDTEKDSGSQAEEEEEEEEDEEEEEEEDNSCSDSKTLITQDSESTEIPEAEEGISEEVSTEPSMVEEEDEEEDDEEDEEEQPADT from the exons ATGCCTGAAGCAAATTATTTACGCTCGGTCTCATGGGGATATATAAAG tTCAAGCGGATGTTGAACAGGGAGTTAACGCACCTGTCTGAGATGAGCAGATCTGGTAACCAGGTCTCAGAGTACATCTCCAACACATTTTTAG ACAAACAGCACGATGTGGAAATGCCCACTCCGCAGACGCAGAAGGAGAAAGACAAGAAGAAAAAGCCCATGTGTCAGATCAGCGGGGTGAAAAAGCTGATGCACAGCACCAGCCTCACCAACTCCAACATCCCTCGCTTCGGGGTCAAGACGGATACAGAAGACTCCTTAGCCAAG GAACTGGAGGACATAAACAAATGGGGccttaatgtttttaaagtcaCAGAGTTTTCAGGCAACAGGCCTTTGACGGTGATGATGTACACTATATTTCAG GAAAGGGATTtactcaaaacatttaaaattccaTTGGACACTTTCATAACGTACCTGATGACCTTAGAAGACCATTATCATGCTGATGTTGCGTATCACAGCAACATTCACGCAGCTGACGTCACCCAGTCCACACACGTGCTGCTCTCCACGCCTGCTCTGGAG GCGGTTTTCACAGACCTTGAAATCCTCGCTGCCATCTTCGCCAGTGCTATTCATGACGTAGACCACCCGGGTGTCTCCAACCAGTTCCTTATTAACACCA ACTCGGAGTTGGCCCTCATGTACAATGACTCGTCGGTGCTGGAAAACCATCATCTGGCGGTGGGCTTCAAACTCCTGCAGGAGGAGAACTGTGACATCTTCCAGAACCTGAACAAGAAACAGAGACAATCGCTGCGCAAGATGGTCATCGACATC GTGTTGGCGACTGATATGTCCAAACACATGAACCTGCTGGCCGATCTGAAGACCATGGTCGAGACCAAGAAGGTCACCAGTTCTGGAGTCTTGCTCTTGGATAACTACTCAGACAGGATACAA GTGCTTCAGAACATGGTGCACTGTGCGGACCTGAGTAACCCCACCAAACCCCTGCAGCTGTACAAACAGTGGACGGACCGCATCATGGAGGAGTTCTTCAGTCAGGGCGACCGAGAGCGGGAGCGAGGGATGGAGATCAGCCCCATGTGTGACAAACACAACGCCTCTGTAGAGAAGTCTCAG GTGGGCTTCATTGATTACATCGTGCACCCGCTGTGGGAGACGTGGGCCGACCTCGTCCACCCGGACGCCCAGGACATCCTGGACACGTTAGAGGACAACAGAGAGTGGTACCAGAGCACCATCCCACAGAGCCCGTCTCCCGCTCCCGACCAATCCGAGGACGGCAGCCGCTCCGCCGGAGCAGACAAGTTCCAGTTTGAACTGACGCTGGAGGAGGACGGAGAATCAGACACGGAGAAAGACAGCGGCAGCCAggccgaggaggaagaggaggaggaggaggatgaagaagaggaggaggaggaggacaacaGCTGTAGTGATTCTAAAACTCTCATCACACAGGACTCGGAATCCACCGAGATTCCAGAAGCGGAGGAGGGAATATCGGAGGAGGTTTCCACAGAACCCAgcatggtggaggaggaggatgaggaggaggatgatgaagaagaCGAGGAGGAGCAGCCAGCAGACACGTAG